The Tenacibaculum jejuense genome includes a window with the following:
- a CDS encoding asparagine synthetase B — MKKYILLLVIILISKTVSASFIYLPMSHDNQKNHLKAYGIVFFGLKNGLKAKWLLNYDGGAFLIENNDAVVQECKIRGVSYEVISDAKSQLILEEISSPSKNQEAVTLEKAPKIAVYSPKDKMPWDDAVTMVLTYAEIPFDVVYDEEVLSDKLLLYDWLHLHHEDFTGQYGRFYGAFRTAPWYIQQKKDAEALAKKLGYSKVSEAKRDVSKKIRDFVVGGGFMFAMCSATDSFDIALAADGVDICEAMFDGDPSEPNYQSKINYNKTFAFKNFELIRNPTTYEFSSIDMTRKRRINKEVDYFVLKDFSAKWDQVPTMLCQNHTQLVKGFMGQTTSFERKSVKSNVMVLGENKTNREARYIHGTKGKGLFTFYGGHDPEDYQHRVGDPKTELDLHPTSPGYRLILNNVLFPAAKKKKQKT; from the coding sequence ATGAAGAAATACATACTATTATTAGTAATTATATTAATATCTAAAACTGTATCGGCATCTTTTATTTATTTGCCGATGAGTCACGATAATCAGAAAAATCATTTAAAAGCTTATGGAATTGTATTTTTTGGACTTAAAAATGGTTTAAAAGCAAAGTGGTTATTAAACTATGATGGAGGAGCTTTTTTAATTGAAAATAATGACGCTGTTGTTCAAGAATGTAAAATTAGAGGAGTATCGTATGAAGTGATTTCAGATGCAAAATCACAACTAATACTAGAAGAAATATCTTCTCCTAGTAAAAATCAAGAAGCTGTTACTCTTGAAAAAGCACCGAAGATAGCGGTATATTCTCCCAAAGATAAAATGCCTTGGGATGATGCAGTAACGATGGTATTAACTTATGCAGAAATTCCATTTGATGTAGTGTATGATGAAGAAGTATTATCCGATAAATTATTGTTATATGATTGGTTACATTTACATCACGAAGATTTTACTGGACAGTATGGTAGATTTTATGGAGCGTTTAGAACTGCACCTTGGTATATTCAGCAAAAGAAAGATGCTGAAGCGTTAGCAAAAAAGCTAGGTTACAGTAAAGTTTCTGAAGCAAAACGCGATGTTTCTAAAAAAATAAGGGACTTTGTAGTTGGTGGAGGATTTATGTTTGCCATGTGTTCTGCGACCGATAGTTTTGATATTGCTTTAGCCGCTGATGGTGTAGATATTTGTGAAGCGATGTTTGATGGTGATCCTTCGGAACCTAATTATCAATCAAAAATAAATTACAATAAAACCTTTGCATTTAAAAATTTTGAATTGATTCGTAATCCAACTACTTACGAGTTTTCTTCTATAGACATGACAAGAAAACGTAGAATTAATAAGGAAGTAGATTATTTTGTGTTAAAAGATTTCTCAGCAAAATGGGATCAAGTTCCAACTATGCTATGTCAAAATCATACACAATTAGTAAAAGGTTTTATGGGGCAAACCACTTCTTTCGAAAGAAAATCAGTTAAGTCTAACGTAATGGTTTTAGGTGAAAACAAAACGAATAGAGAAGCGAGATATATACACGGAACAAAAGGGAAAGGATTATTTACTTTCTATGGTGGACATGATCCTGAAGATTATCAGCATAGAGTAGGGGATCCAAAAACAGAATTAGATTTACATCCAACTTCACCAGGATATCGTTTAATTTTAAATAATGTTTTATTCCCAGCAGCTAAAAAGAAGAAGCAGAAAACTTAA
- a CDS encoding S41 family peptidase: protein MKYISIIFTLLTFNLFSQERPNWLRHSSISPDGKAIVFTYKGDLYKVPSAGGNAIQLTFHKAHDYKAIWSKDSKKIAFASNRYGNFDIYVMDARGGAAERLTFHSTNEIPFSFSADNKNIIFGAQRQDHVKHRQYPTGSQPELYSVPVSSGRVSQLLTVPAEDVQVSKDGKTMLYHDKKGGENEWRKHHKSSITRDIWSYDTNNKTHKMITSFEGEDRQPIFSEDEKSMYYLSEKSGTFNVHKMNLNNPNQDQQITSFKLHPVRFLSMGNGTLSFGYDGELYTMKEGQKPSKVNVTIRTQSIDNSDKFVSINGGVNEMAISPNGKEIAFIARGEVFVTSVNESFTKRLTNTPERERFVTWTPDGKSVVYSSERNGRWSIYKTEKVRKEEPFFFASTLIKETPLIENKSDNYLPEFSPDGSKIAFVEGRRTLKVMDLKSKKQVTLLTPKDLFHMRDGDKYYTWSPDSKWLLVGWSKTLSNSEVLLMAADGSKRVNLTESGYSDYYPKWVNGGKQMLWFSNRNGLKSYATSGQSQTDVYSMFFTQDAWDQFNLSDEDFKLMEAIKAEQKKNKKKDTSKKDKKDDKKDKKKTDKKKEVKLLTFDWDSMKDRTKRLTIHSSSLGDAVLSKKGDILYYLARFEGKMNLWSTNLRTKETKMVMRLNANFGSLQWDKDMKNLYLLNGGRISKIAPAKKSNKGIKINGEMELDTNAEREAMFDHVWLRTNAIFYHPDFHGINWKQMKKEYKKYLPSIGNSFEFSEMLSEMLGELNVSHAGAGYRNSIYNADATASLGIFMNYDHKDDGILIDEIIKDGPLDKSSLNVKAGMIIEKIDGATIDKNVDVAKYLNRKARKFVLLDITDPKTKKKQTITIKPISLGKEGSLLYKRWVKTNEKEVERLSNGKLGYVHIPGMSDGPYRSIYKDIMGKFFERKGMIIDTRFNGGGDLVADLAMFFTGVPFISYETEAKVVGGEPTSRWTKPTLTMFNESNYSDGHCYAAGYTDLKIGKTVGMPVPGTCSFAGWEGLPDGSYWGVVPVSAKDKSGRWMENNQTEPMIKIKNMPGIIDKGRDQQLERSVQEMLKDLK, encoded by the coding sequence ATGAAATATATTTCAATAATATTTACATTATTAACCTTTAATTTATTCTCACAAGAGCGCCCCAACTGGTTAAGGCATTCGTCTATTTCACCAGATGGAAAAGCAATAGTTTTTACATACAAAGGAGATTTGTACAAAGTTCCTTCTGCCGGAGGAAATGCTATACAACTGACTTTTCATAAAGCTCATGATTATAAAGCTATTTGGAGTAAAGACAGTAAAAAAATTGCTTTTGCTTCTAATCGTTATGGTAATTTCGATATTTATGTAATGGATGCTCGTGGAGGAGCTGCCGAAAGATTAACTTTTCATTCAACTAATGAAATTCCATTTTCGTTTTCAGCAGATAATAAAAATATAATCTTTGGAGCTCAACGTCAAGATCATGTAAAACATAGGCAATATCCTACAGGATCTCAACCTGAATTGTATAGCGTTCCTGTTTCTAGTGGTAGAGTGAGCCAGTTGTTAACTGTACCAGCTGAAGATGTTCAAGTATCTAAAGATGGGAAAACGATGCTGTATCACGATAAAAAAGGAGGAGAAAATGAATGGCGTAAACACCACAAATCTTCAATCACAAGAGATATTTGGAGTTACGATACTAACAACAAAACTCATAAAATGATTACTTCATTCGAAGGAGAAGATAGACAACCTATTTTTTCTGAAGATGAAAAAAGTATGTATTATTTAAGTGAAAAAAGTGGAACATTTAATGTTCATAAAATGAACTTAAACAATCCTAATCAAGATCAACAGATAACTAGTTTCAAATTGCATCCTGTTCGTTTTCTAAGCATGGGTAACGGAACTTTAAGTTTTGGTTACGACGGTGAGTTATATACAATGAAAGAAGGACAAAAACCTTCTAAAGTAAATGTAACTATCAGAACACAAAGTATTGACAACAGTGACAAATTTGTATCTATAAATGGAGGTGTAAATGAAATGGCTATTTCTCCTAACGGAAAAGAAATTGCTTTCATCGCTCGTGGTGAAGTTTTTGTAACTTCTGTAAACGAATCTTTTACTAAAAGATTAACGAATACACCAGAAAGAGAACGTTTTGTTACTTGGACACCAGATGGTAAATCTGTCGTATATAGTAGTGAAAGAAATGGAAGATGGAGTATTTATAAAACTGAAAAAGTTAGAAAAGAGGAACCTTTCTTCTTTGCTTCAACTTTAATAAAAGAAACTCCATTAATTGAAAATAAATCAGATAATTACTTACCTGAGTTTTCTCCTGATGGATCTAAAATTGCTTTTGTTGAAGGTCGTCGTACTTTAAAAGTAATGGATTTAAAATCTAAAAAGCAAGTAACATTACTTACTCCTAAAGACTTATTCCATATGAGAGATGGAGATAAATATTATACTTGGAGTCCAGATAGTAAATGGTTATTAGTTGGATGGAGTAAAACGTTAAGTAATAGCGAAGTTTTGTTAATGGCTGCAGACGGGTCTAAACGTGTTAATTTAACAGAAAGCGGTTATAGCGATTATTATCCGAAATGGGTTAATGGCGGAAAACAAATGTTATGGTTTAGTAACCGAAACGGTTTAAAATCTTACGCAACTAGTGGTCAGTCTCAAACTGATGTATACAGTATGTTTTTTACACAAGATGCTTGGGATCAATTCAATCTTAGTGATGAAGATTTCAAATTAATGGAAGCTATTAAAGCTGAACAAAAGAAAAACAAGAAAAAAGATACTAGTAAAAAAGATAAAAAAGACGATAAGAAGGATAAAAAGAAAACGGATAAAAAGAAGGAAGTTAAACTGCTTACTTTTGACTGGGATAGTATGAAAGACCGTACTAAAAGACTTACTATCCATTCATCTAGTTTAGGAGATGCTGTTTTATCTAAAAAAGGAGATATTTTATATTATTTAGCTCGTTTTGAGGGAAAAATGAACCTTTGGAGTACAAATTTACGTACAAAAGAGACTAAAATGGTAATGCGTTTAAATGCTAATTTTGGTTCTCTTCAATGGGATAAAGACATGAAAAACTTGTACTTATTAAACGGTGGAAGAATCTCTAAAATCGCACCTGCTAAGAAAAGTAATAAAGGGATTAAGATTAATGGTGAAATGGAACTAGATACAAATGCTGAAAGAGAAGCTATGTTCGATCACGTTTGGCTTAGAACTAATGCTATTTTCTATCATCCAGATTTTCATGGTATCAATTGGAAGCAAATGAAAAAGGAATATAAAAAGTACTTACCATCAATTGGTAATTCCTTTGAGTTTTCTGAAATGCTTTCTGAAATGTTAGGTGAATTAAATGTATCACATGCTGGTGCGGGCTACAGAAATAGTATTTACAATGCTGACGCTACTGCTTCTCTTGGAATTTTCATGAATTACGACCACAAAGATGATGGTATTTTAATTGACGAAATCATAAAAGATGGTCCGTTAGACAAATCCTCTTTAAATGTAAAAGCAGGAATGATTATTGAAAAAATTGATGGTGCTACTATCGATAAAAATGTTGATGTTGCTAAATACTTAAATAGAAAAGCTAGAAAGTTTGTTTTATTAGATATCACAGATCCTAAAACTAAGAAAAAACAAACCATAACCATAAAACCAATTTCTCTTGGTAAAGAAGGTAGTTTATTATACAAAAGATGGGTAAAAACCAACGAAAAAGAAGTAGAACGATTAAGTAATGGAAAATTAGGATATGTTCATATCCCTGGAATGAGTGATGGTCCATACAGAAGTATTTACAAAGATATTATGGGTAAATTCTTTGAGCGTAAAGGAATGATTATCGATACTCGTTTTAACGGTGGTGGAGATTTAGTTGCCGATTTAGCGATGTTCTTTACTGGTGTACCTTTTATATCTTATGAAACAGAAGCTAAAGTTGTTGGTGGTGAGCCTACATCTCGTTGGACAAAACCAACATTAACTATGTTTAATGAAAGTAACTATTCTGACGGGCATTGTTATGCTGCTGGATATACAGATCTTAAAATTGGTAAAACAGTAGGAATGCCTGTTCCTGGAACTTGTAGTTTTGCTGGTTGGGAAGGTTTACCTGATGGAAGTTACTGGGGAGTTGTTCCTGTTAGTGCCAAAGATAAATCTGGTAGATGGATGGAAAACAACCAAACCGAGCCTATGATTAAAATAAAGAATATGCCTGGTATTATTGATAAAGGTCGTGATCAACAATTAGAGCGATCTGTTCAAGAAATGTTAAAGGATTTGAAATAG
- a CDS encoding M949_RS01915 family surface polysaccharide biosynthesis protein, producing the protein MDKIFSSAKKKVLKIKYPIVRVYKYNDRTGENYLVLTERKDIRNSIETKQNDSIQAFNFRLKNGLLKEEWSLRDFIYKDKYIEESSIWFWTKYIEVKDYDGDGFMEPIIIYGTNEEDHGDDRMKILVYHKDEKKAIRHQNSDLDDARTTQVDASVFKMPLLIRKKIKTLLEEIDEKGFTNFNHIYVSSKRRFQFEKEQLLVPQK; encoded by the coding sequence GTGGATAAAATTTTTTCATCTGCAAAAAAGAAAGTGTTAAAAATAAAGTATCCAATTGTTAGAGTTTATAAGTATAATGACAGAACTGGTGAAAACTATTTAGTGTTAACTGAAAGAAAAGATATTAGAAATAGTATCGAGACAAAACAAAATGATTCAATTCAAGCTTTTAATTTCAGACTAAAAAATGGTTTGTTAAAAGAAGAGTGGTCGTTAAGAGACTTTATTTACAAGGATAAATATATTGAGGAAAGTTCAATATGGTTTTGGACAAAATATATTGAAGTTAAAGATTATGATGGTGATGGTTTTATGGAACCAATTATAATTTATGGAACTAATGAAGAAGATCATGGAGATGATCGAATGAAAATATTAGTATACCATAAAGATGAAAAAAAAGCAATACGACATCAAAATTCTGATCTAGATGATGCAAGAACAACACAAGTAGATGCATCTGTTTTTAAAATGCCTTTGCTAATAAGAAAGAAAATTAAAACACTTTTAGAAGAGATAGATGAAAAAGGATTCACAAATTTTAATCATATTTATGTGTCTTCTAAAAGGAGGTTTCAGTTTGAAAAAGAACAGTTATTAGTACCTCAAAAATAA